Proteins co-encoded in one Ziziphus jujuba cultivar Dongzao chromosome 9, ASM3175591v1 genomic window:
- the LOC132799511 gene encoding uncharacterized protein LOC132799511 yields MKSFFALLAFSSLLLLSSIVIARKEPVEYVKIVVEQVAKDLSIDPSSRFPIYHGNQNGQSVDPLSRFPIYHDNQNGQSVDPSSRFPIYHDNQNGQSIDPSSRFPIYQV; encoded by the exons ATGAAAAGTTTCTTTGCTCTCCTAGCCTTCTCTTCACTTCTTCTG TTGTCAAGCATCGTCATAGCAAGGAAAGAACCTGTTGAATATGTGAAGATTGTTGTGGAGCAAGTAGCCAAAGATCTTTCTATTGATCCATCATCCCGGTTTCCCATATACCATGGTAACCAAAATGGACAATCTGTCGATCCTTTGTCCCGGTTTCCCATATACCATGATAACCAAAATGGACAATCTGTCGATCCATCGTCCCGGTTTCCCATATACCATGATAACCAAAATGGACAATCTATCGATCCATCCTCCCGGTTTCCCATATACCAGGTATAG